One Brevibacillus choshinensis genomic window carries:
- a CDS encoding N-6 DNA methylase → MKNAIMAGAEQDAWVIGDIWRGEMQVSEMRHYLQPMATYKLLCENLDHNFIIPEGYSWEALTSNGIDFGKKMFIAFQELESMNPSLKDVFTITDFTRFQDDLSLYKVADTVLNRQSYCRESYDDSSPLTGTVTRYLEGLFEAFVSREGVYGGEVSSPKSITTLLPRLLDITSGTISDHASGISGFLIEAYKYAQLNQSEVSLYGQEINAQTRAMGILNLIIHGMYHEVADVKLGNTITNPQWKDEEGQLMKFDGILVSPPFAVSNWGYEEAEKDVYGRFRYGLPSRAYGDMAFVLHSVASLKKDGKAVIVVPHGVLQRGASEAKIRANLIQENLIEAVIGLPSNLFIGTGIPVAVLIINKSKPESLKDRILFINAEDGFGKAMRNQNVLRESDIEDIVDAYHNLKPIDGYSRIVPISELSENDWSLHPLRYFEKAEVSSKIGKTNINRKKYEQSDLPKITLGNIAEVERGLNPTKNETDDIESTHYLVNLVDVQEGKIIADELKGVVLGPKRARDYELESGDILLSSRGTMLKMTVVTPEDLKEKPLVFSQNFLRIRVSNFAQYEPHYIKAFLESPIGQYYLQAYQRGTTVTVLSHRDVASIKLPNLTIEKQREIAEMLLQSDEAYHTAIELARKVHEQSYKDSYQLMGISDSFVEIN, encoded by the coding sequence TTGAAAAATGCAATCATGGCTGGTGCTGAACAAGATGCGTGGGTTATTGGTGATATCTGGAGAGGCGAAATGCAGGTAAGTGAGATGAGGCACTACTTGCAACCGATGGCTACATACAAGCTATTGTGTGAGAATTTGGATCATAACTTTATCATTCCTGAAGGCTATTCTTGGGAGGCACTCACATCAAACGGAATAGACTTTGGAAAAAAAATGTTCATAGCATTCCAAGAATTGGAGAGCATGAATCCATCTCTAAAAGATGTCTTTACAATAACTGACTTTACTCGTTTTCAAGATGATCTAAGTCTGTACAAAGTAGCAGACACTGTTCTTAATCGCCAATCCTATTGTCGAGAATCTTATGATGACTCAAGTCCATTAACAGGTACAGTGACTCGATACTTAGAGGGATTATTTGAGGCCTTCGTTTCAAGAGAGGGTGTATACGGCGGAGAGGTAAGCAGTCCCAAAAGTATAACTACACTTCTTCCACGTCTCCTGGATATAACGAGTGGAACGATAAGCGATCACGCTTCAGGTATAAGCGGGTTTCTAATTGAGGCTTATAAGTATGCTCAACTGAACCAGAGCGAAGTTAGTCTATATGGTCAAGAAATCAATGCACAAACTCGTGCAATGGGAATTTTGAATCTGATCATTCATGGTATGTATCATGAAGTTGCAGATGTGAAACTTGGGAATACAATCACAAATCCTCAGTGGAAAGATGAAGAAGGGCAACTAATGAAGTTCGATGGTATACTGGTTTCCCCACCATTTGCAGTAAGCAACTGGGGATATGAAGAAGCTGAGAAAGATGTATATGGACGTTTTCGATATGGTTTGCCGAGTCGTGCTTATGGTGACATGGCATTTGTTCTCCATAGTGTTGCATCTCTCAAGAAGGACGGTAAGGCAGTTATTGTAGTTCCACATGGAGTCCTTCAAAGAGGGGCATCTGAAGCGAAGATTCGTGCCAATCTGATTCAAGAAAACTTGATTGAAGCAGTGATTGGTTTGCCGTCGAATCTCTTTATAGGAACTGGAATACCTGTAGCGGTACTGATTATCAATAAGAGTAAACCTGAAAGCCTCAAAGATCGGATACTGTTCATAAACGCAGAAGACGGTTTTGGAAAAGCAATGCGTAATCAGAATGTATTGCGTGAGTCAGACATCGAAGATATTGTAGATGCTTACCATAATCTTAAACCGATCGATGGGTATAGCCGAATTGTTCCGATAAGTGAGCTCTCAGAGAATGACTGGAGCTTGCATCCCCTGAGATACTTCGAGAAAGCTGAGGTATCATCTAAGATCGGGAAGACGAATATTAACCGTAAAAAATACGAGCAATCGGATCTTCCTAAAATAACTTTGGGGAACATTGCCGAGGTCGAAAGGGGACTTAACCCTACTAAAAATGAAACCGATGATATTGAATCCACTCACTATTTGGTTAATCTAGTTGATGTGCAAGAAGGTAAGATTATTGCTGATGAACTGAAGGGAGTTGTATTAGGTCCAAAAAGAGCACGGGATTATGAGCTTGAATCAGGCGATATATTATTGTCCAGTAGAGGAACTATGCTTAAAATGACCGTGGTGACACCAGAGGATCTCAAAGAGAAACCGCTTGTATTCTCGCAGAACTTCCTTCGAATCCGTGTGTCGAATTTTGCTCAGTATGAACCGCATTACATTAAAGCTTTTCTCGAAAGTCCTATCGGGCAGTATTACTTGCAGGCATATCAACGTGGCACAACTGTGACTGTACTTAGCCATAGGGATGTTGCTTCAATCAAGTTGCCAAATCTTACGATTGAAAAACAACGTGAAATTGCTGAGATGTTACTTCAATCAGATGAAGCTTACCATACAGCGATTGAACTAGCGAGAAAAGTGCATGAACAAAGCTACAAGGATAGTTATCAGTTGATGGGAATTTCCGACTCTTTTGTGGAAATAAACTAA